The following proteins are co-located in the Streptomyces asiaticus genome:
- a CDS encoding DUF6153 family protein, with amino-acid sequence MHVSRCARTGGALGHLLLVVVLAMGIFVMHSMGHPDSAADTSMGAAHASATTAHPGGGMASPQGVVVSSHTSDSHQDGKTSSHSPAMGMDMASLCVAVLGTWILASLLRAVLSRGTDWLARLRDAAVAVLRPNPPPPRPPDLAQLSVLRI; translated from the coding sequence GTGCATGTGAGCCGATGCGCACGAACGGGAGGCGCCCTCGGGCACCTCCTGCTCGTCGTCGTGCTCGCGATGGGCATTTTCGTGATGCACTCGATGGGCCATCCCGACAGCGCCGCCGACACGAGCATGGGAGCGGCTCACGCATCGGCCACCACCGCCCACCCAGGCGGCGGCATGGCCTCGCCGCAGGGCGTTGTCGTCTCTTCGCACACGTCGGACTCGCATCAGGACGGCAAGACGTCCTCCCACTCCCCGGCCATGGGGATGGACATGGCCTCGCTGTGCGTGGCCGTGCTCGGCACATGGATTCTCGCCAGTCTTCTCCGGGCGGTTCTGAGCCGCGGGACGGACTGGCTGGCACGGCTTCGCGATGCCGCCGTGGCGGTCCTGCGCCCCAATCCCCCTCCGCCCAGACCACCTGACCTCGCTCAACTGTCAGTCCTGCGGATCTAG
- a CDS encoding BlaI/MecI/CopY family transcriptional regulator, which produces MRQLGELEAEIMHRLWAWGRPATARDVLVDLSKKRPIAYSTVKTVADILHGKGMLKRHKEGRAWVYEPTCTRQQYTASQMQEALGGNPDPVGTLVSFIEQITPEEADALRSALRAAKKRSDA; this is translated from the coding sequence GTGCGTCAGCTGGGTGAACTCGAGGCGGAGATCATGCACCGCCTGTGGGCCTGGGGGCGGCCGGCGACCGCACGTGACGTACTGGTGGACCTCAGCAAGAAGCGGCCTATCGCCTACAGCACGGTGAAGACCGTGGCCGACATTCTGCACGGCAAGGGCATGCTGAAGCGGCACAAGGAGGGGCGGGCCTGGGTGTACGAGCCCACGTGCACCCGGCAGCAGTACACGGCGTCGCAGATGCAGGAGGCGCTGGGCGGCAACCCGGATCCGGTCGGAACTCTGGTCAGTTTCATCGAACAGATCACGCCGGAAGAGGCAGACGCCCTACGCTCGGCGCTCCGAGCGGCCAAAAAACGGAGCGACGCGTGA
- a CDS encoding DUF305 domain-containing protein, which yields MTAIKRSTLRPRVRRIALVSTVAAAGLVLAACGNDDDMSGMDHGSKSKNSASASATTGENPAPGTFNDADVKFAQMMIPHHEQAVEMSKLADEQAQDAKIKTLAGDIEKAQDPEIKKMKSWLKAWGKPESGSSMPGMDHGSDSSMPGMDHGSGSSDNSGMPGMMSDKDMKELKAAKGADFDKMFAQMMIGHHNGAIDMAKDEQKNGKNATAKKLADDVVKTQTAEVKQLQGMLDKL from the coding sequence ATGACCGCCATCAAGCGCAGCACGCTGCGTCCGCGCGTCCGCCGCATCGCTCTCGTCAGCACCGTCGCCGCCGCAGGCCTGGTCCTCGCCGCCTGTGGCAACGACGACGACATGAGCGGCATGGACCACGGGAGCAAGAGCAAGAACTCCGCCTCGGCGAGCGCGACCACCGGGGAGAACCCCGCACCGGGCACGTTCAACGACGCGGACGTGAAATTCGCGCAGATGATGATCCCCCACCACGAGCAGGCCGTCGAGATGTCCAAGCTCGCCGACGAGCAGGCGCAGGACGCCAAGATCAAGACCCTCGCCGGGGACATCGAGAAGGCTCAGGATCCCGAGATCAAGAAGATGAAGTCCTGGCTCAAGGCATGGGGCAAGCCGGAGTCGGGCAGCAGCATGCCCGGCATGGACCACGGCTCCGACAGCAGCATGCCCGGTATGGATCACGGTTCCGGCAGCTCTGACAACTCGGGCATGCCCGGGATGATGTCCGACAAGGACATGAAGGAGCTGAAGGCCGCCAAGGGCGCGGACTTCGACAAGATGTTCGCGCAGATGATGATCGGCCACCACAACGGGGCGATCGACATGGCCAAGGACGAGCAGAAGAACGGTAAGAACGCCACGGCGAAGAAGCTCGCCGACGATGTGGTGAAGACCCAGACCGCCGAGGTCAAGCAACTCCAGGGCATGCTCGACAAGCTCTGA
- the lgt gene encoding prolipoprotein diacylglyceryl transferase — protein sequence MQLAYLPSPAQGVVHLGPLPLRAYAFCIILGIFVAVWLTRRRWAARGHDRHEVDDIAIWAVPFGIVGGRLYHVITSPDAYFGEGGNPWKALRIWEGGLGIWGAVALGALGAWIGCRRRGVSLLDFADAVAPGLALAQSVGRWGNWFNQELYGRPTTLPWGLRIDPAHRPGASPDIATYHPTFLYEFLWNIGVAFLLIWAGRRFALKRGQTFALYAASYTVGRFWIEYLRIDEAHTFAGLRLNDWTSITVFSAAVVLLIRSARRGEREAPTDSDTAPAPAYPEERTVV from the coding sequence ATGCAACTCGCCTACCTGCCCAGTCCGGCGCAAGGAGTCGTACACCTGGGGCCACTGCCTCTGAGGGCGTACGCCTTCTGCATCATCCTGGGCATCTTCGTGGCCGTTTGGCTCACCCGACGACGTTGGGCCGCCCGCGGGCACGACCGCCATGAAGTCGACGACATCGCGATCTGGGCCGTTCCGTTCGGCATCGTCGGCGGCCGTCTGTACCACGTGATCACCAGTCCCGACGCCTACTTCGGCGAAGGCGGCAATCCATGGAAGGCCCTGCGGATCTGGGAGGGCGGACTGGGCATCTGGGGCGCAGTCGCGCTCGGTGCGCTCGGTGCCTGGATCGGCTGCCGACGCCGAGGCGTCTCCCTGCTCGACTTCGCGGACGCCGTGGCACCCGGCCTCGCCCTGGCCCAGTCCGTCGGCCGCTGGGGCAACTGGTTCAACCAAGAGCTGTACGGGCGACCAACGACGCTTCCGTGGGGGCTGAGGATCGACCCCGCGCATCGCCCAGGAGCCAGCCCCGATATCGCGACGTACCACCCGACATTTCTTTACGAGTTCCTGTGGAACATCGGCGTCGCCTTCCTGCTGATCTGGGCCGGTCGGCGGTTCGCCCTGAAGCGGGGCCAGACCTTCGCCCTCTATGCCGCCTCGTACACGGTCGGCCGCTTCTGGATCGAGTATCTGCGCATCGACGAGGCCCACACCTTCGCGGGGCTTCGCCTCAACGACTGGACCTCGATCACCGTCTTCTCCGCGGCTGTGGTCCTCCTCATCCGTTCGGCGAGGCGCGGTGAGCGCGAGGCCCCGACGGACTCGGACACCGCACCCGCACCCGCATATCCGGAAGAGAGAACCGTGGTATGA
- a CDS encoding M56 family metallopeptidase, producing the protein MITAVALAGYAALVGAAMPPLLSRARWPHRAPAIAVLAWQGLMVTFVVAAALAVYHLVLTERHVHEGLLGLLSVCGLAGDAPVSESAPTLADALALSGPAVIVLLPLGWFALCTWRARRARQRHLDMLVLVGEPAPGYDATVVDHGAPAVYCLPGRRRRVVITRGALDVLSDPQMRAVLEHERAHIDGRHHLLHLLVDAFSRAFPGLPLARHAKEQIALLVEMIADDRALRSHSRDALATAMCEVAAGQAPRGALGVGGPGALIRLRRVLTPQPRPHRVTWLGVVAASAAAPLLPLLVACGP; encoded by the coding sequence GTGATCACAGCTGTGGCACTGGCCGGATACGCGGCCCTGGTGGGCGCCGCGATGCCGCCTCTGCTGTCACGGGCACGGTGGCCCCACCGTGCTCCAGCCATAGCGGTCCTGGCGTGGCAGGGACTCATGGTGACGTTCGTCGTCGCCGCCGCTCTCGCGGTGTACCACCTGGTCCTGACCGAGCGCCATGTACATGAGGGCCTCCTCGGCCTGCTCAGCGTCTGCGGCTTGGCCGGCGACGCCCCGGTAAGCGAATCCGCGCCCACCCTCGCGGACGCCCTGGCGCTCAGCGGCCCCGCCGTGATCGTGCTGCTGCCTCTGGGCTGGTTCGCGCTCTGCACCTGGCGGGCCCGCCGGGCGCGGCAGCGTCACCTCGACATGCTCGTCCTGGTCGGCGAGCCGGCCCCCGGATACGACGCCACGGTCGTGGACCATGGCGCACCCGCCGTGTACTGCCTTCCCGGGCGTCGGCGTCGTGTCGTCATCACCCGGGGGGCCCTCGACGTCCTGTCCGATCCGCAGATGCGTGCCGTACTGGAACATGAGCGCGCTCACATCGACGGCAGGCACCACCTTCTCCACCTGCTCGTGGACGCGTTCTCCCGTGCCTTCCCCGGCCTGCCGCTCGCCCGGCACGCCAAGGAGCAGATCGCGCTGCTGGTAGAGATGATCGCGGATGACAGAGCCCTGCGCAGCCACTCCAGGGACGCACTGGCGACCGCCATGTGTGAGGTGGCCGCGGGACAGGCGCCGCGGGGAGCCCTGGGCGTCGGCGGGCCGGGTGCCCTCATCCGGCTGCGCCGCGTCCTCACACCGCAACCCCGGCCGCACCGTGTGACGTGGCTGGGTGTCGTGGCGGCCAGTGCGGCGGCTCCGCTGCTGCCCCTGCTCGTGGCCTGCGGCCCCTGA